CGCCGAAGAAGATAACGCGTTCGCGGGTGTTGGCCTGTACGCCCTTTTTTCGTAGCCTGTACAACAGGTTGTCTCGCTTGTTTGCCATAGCTTTACTCTTTTGTTTCTCCCCAATATATGTTTGCTCTTTCCTCCCATATCGTGTAATAGCCTTTGCTTCCGAAATACCGCCCTTTGCTGATTGCCCGATAACCCTCCACCCATATCTTCAGGGCTGCATCATACATCACACTCACCGCTGTACGACCTGAAGGTTTGTTTCCTTCTGCCTGACTGATGAAGATGAGCAGCTTATCCCGGTGTCGGTTCTTAAACTTCTGATAATCCTTAAAGCTCATCTGTGTGTACTGAAAGCTGTCTATCACAATGATATCCGGGCTTTTGTGCTTCTTGAGACGGCCGTCAAGGTCTTTCATGCTTTCACTGATGAGGATAAACCGCCGTGCAACGTCCTGCATACCTGCCTCTATAAGTGCATTCTTCATTGTCAGAGAGAAACCTTCTTCCAAGGAATTGTAGGCTATCTTCCCGTACTTTGCCAACTCTTTGCAGAGCTTCATCGTGAAGCTGGTCTTACCGCTTCCGCTTCGCCCCCAAATGAACCATACGCCTCCTCGCTCCGGTGCTCCGAAGGCGTCGGCCCATTCTCCTTCAAAAGGATAGGTTTCTTTCTTCATACGCAGCATATCGGTTACTGACATTGC
The nucleotide sequence above comes from Segatella oris. Encoded proteins:
- a CDS encoding ATP-binding protein: MNRAMSVTDMLRMKKETYPFEGEWADAFGAPERGGVWFIWGRSGSGKTSFTMKLCKELAKYGKIAYNSLEEGFSLTMKNALIEAGMQDVARRFILISESMKDLDGRLKKHKSPDIIVIDSFQYTQMSFKDYQKFKNRHRDKLLIFISQAEGNKPSGRTAVSVMYDAALKIWVEGYRAISKGRYFGSKGYYTIWEERANIYWGETKE